One genomic segment of uncultured Desulfobacter sp. includes these proteins:
- the dnaJ gene encoding molecular chaperone DnaJ, with product MSEKRDYYEILGVKRDADKTTLKKAYRKLAIKYHPDKNPDNKEAENKFKEASEAYEVLSDDSKRHIYDQFGHQGLEGAGHSGPSGFEDIFSSFGDIFEDFFGFGGGRGGNRARRGSDLRYDMTIDFMEAAFGTEKTISIPKRETCDECNGSGAAPGSSAETCSQCRGTGQYIQSQGFFKVKTTCPYCKGRGTIIPNPCPKCRGGGLMEINRKVQVKIPAGVDVGSKLRLTGEGEASSTPNGPSGDLYVVINVKPHKFFQRERTDIICAIDISFIQAALGAEITVPTLVGEKKLKIPAGTQYGDSFQFKGEGIASLRNGRRGDQIIKVIVKTPTKLSQKQKDLLEEFDKLDANKISNKLKNLFKNL from the coding sequence ATGAGTGAAAAAAGAGATTATTATGAAATCCTTGGGGTAAAACGGGATGCAGATAAGACAACGCTGAAAAAGGCTTACAGAAAACTTGCCATCAAATATCATCCGGACAAGAATCCGGATAATAAAGAGGCTGAAAACAAATTTAAAGAAGCGTCTGAAGCCTATGAAGTTCTGTCCGACGACAGCAAACGCCATATTTATGACCAGTTTGGTCACCAGGGCCTTGAAGGCGCCGGTCATTCCGGTCCCAGCGGGTTTGAGGATATATTTTCAAGTTTTGGGGATATATTTGAAGATTTTTTTGGTTTCGGCGGTGGGCGTGGTGGCAACCGGGCCAGGCGGGGATCAGATCTACGCTATGACATGACCATAGATTTTATGGAGGCTGCCTTTGGTACCGAAAAGACCATCTCCATACCAAAGCGGGAAACTTGTGACGAGTGCAACGGCTCCGGTGCCGCGCCCGGTTCCTCTGCAGAAACCTGCTCCCAATGCCGGGGTACAGGGCAGTATATCCAGAGCCAAGGCTTTTTCAAAGTCAAAACAACCTGTCCCTATTGCAAGGGCAGGGGGACAATTATTCCCAATCCCTGTCCTAAATGCCGTGGCGGCGGTCTTATGGAAATCAACCGTAAAGTCCAGGTTAAAATTCCTGCTGGTGTGGATGTGGGGTCAAAGCTGCGTCTTACTGGAGAAGGCGAGGCCTCCAGCACACCTAACGGTCCGTCAGGTGATCTTTACGTAGTAATTAATGTTAAACCCCACAAGTTTTTTCAGCGGGAGAGAACCGATATTATCTGCGCCATTGATATTTCTTTTATCCAGGCTGCTCTTGGTGCTGAAATTACCGTCCCCACGCTGGTGGGAGAAAAAAAATTGAAAATCCCCGCCGGGACCCAGTATGGAGACTCTTTCCAGTTTAAAGGAGAGGGGATTGCCTCTTTGAGAAACGGCCGGAGAGGAGATCAGATTATCAAGGTGATCGTCAAAACGCCTACCAAACTAAGCCAGAAACAAAAGGATCTGCTTGAAGAGTTTGACAAACTTGATGCAAATAAAATATCAAACAAGCTGAAAAATTTGTTTAAAAACCTGTGA
- the ubiE gene encoding bifunctional demethylmenaquinone methyltransferase/2-methoxy-6-polyprenyl-1,4-benzoquinol methylase UbiE yields the protein MNQELDFVKEMFDKIAPKYDFLNRLLSMRQDVYWRKEMVKAAKLASGAAVLDAACGTCDVGLEVSRILKGRTSITGLDFSFGMLVLGKRKLNCPRGRAICLVNGDALNLPIKNKQFDAGFMAFGIRNIMDRTGAMKEFYRTLKPGGRIIILELTTPQKGLMRRLYLLYFQKILPLIGSFFSKHGNAYAYLPESVLKFPDPVSFARQMKTAGFKEIRFKEMTLGIVTLFVGLKL from the coding sequence ATGAACCAAGAACTGGATTTTGTCAAAGAAATGTTTGACAAAATTGCACCCAAATATGATTTTTTAAACCGACTGCTCAGCATGCGCCAGGATGTGTACTGGCGAAAAGAGATGGTCAAGGCGGCAAAACTGGCATCCGGCGCCGCTGTATTAGATGCGGCCTGCGGGACTTGTGATGTAGGTCTTGAGGTCAGCCGCATTCTCAAGGGCCGGACATCTATTACCGGACTGGACTTCTCCTTTGGCATGCTGGTCCTTGGCAAAAGAAAACTGAACTGCCCCAGGGGCCGCGCCATTTGCCTTGTCAACGGTGATGCGCTGAACCTGCCCATAAAAAATAAGCAGTTTGACGCCGGTTTCATGGCCTTTGGCATCCGCAATATCATGGACCGCACCGGGGCCATGAAAGAATTTTACCGCACCCTGAAACCGGGCGGCAGAATCATCATCCTGGAGCTGACCACACCCCAAAAGGGATTAATGCGCAGGCTATATCTTTTATACTTTCAAAAAATATTGCCGTTAATCGGCTCTTTTTTTTCAAAACACGGTAATGCCTACGCATATCTACCTGAATCCGTATTAAAATTCCCCGATCCCGTTTCCTTTGCACGCCAGATGAAAACGGCAGGATTCAAGGAGATTCGGTTCAAAGAGATGACCCTGGGTATCGTGACTCTCTTTGTGGGCCTCAAACTGTAA
- a CDS encoding small multi-drug export protein, with protein sequence MKNFLLNTIEGRVLVTGFLFTALFLAFVIIGIVQGTPGAKVAFVVFITHCVGSRAGGIGLCILNDFGPFTTIALNFYLECLIVCYTYASFALSTSGIFKAAWIKTSMSTLKEKAEEKKEKIKRWGWIGIFAFVMAPLPVTGPVVGTIIGYMMRMRLFNNFSAAGLGTLTAIVAWYYGFDFLEDRFEMLQYVFVAICVVIIIPYLKPLKRFIDSLRQ encoded by the coding sequence ATGAAAAATTTTCTTTTAAACACCATTGAAGGCCGGGTTCTTGTGACCGGTTTTTTGTTTACTGCGCTGTTTCTTGCTTTTGTTATCATTGGTATAGTCCAGGGCACACCGGGTGCGAAGGTTGCTTTTGTAGTGTTCATTACCCACTGTGTAGGCAGCCGGGCTGGAGGCATCGGCCTATGCATCCTTAACGATTTTGGTCCTTTTACCACGATTGCCTTAAATTTTTATTTAGAATGCCTGATTGTATGCTATACCTATGCAAGCTTTGCCCTAAGCACCAGTGGTATATTTAAAGCCGCCTGGATCAAAACATCTATGAGCACGCTCAAGGAAAAAGCTGAAGAGAAAAAAGAGAAAATAAAACGCTGGGGCTGGATCGGAATATTTGCCTTTGTGATGGCCCCCCTGCCTGTCACAGGACCTGTGGTCGGCACCATCATCGGTTATATGATGAGAATGCGTCTGTTCAACAATTTCAGCGCGGCGGGCCTTGGCACCCTGACAGCCATCGTGGCCTGGTATTATGGGTTTGATTTTCTTGAAGACCGATTTGAAATGCTTCAGTATGTTTTTGTCGCTATCTGTGTAGTCATCATTATCCCTTACTTGAAACCATTAAAAAGATTCATTGATTCCCTGCGCCAGTAA
- a CDS encoding catalase, whose amino-acid sequence MNDKKKNLTTNAGAPVPDNQNVMTAGPRGPQLLQDVWYLEKMAHFDREVIPERRMHAKGSGAYGTFTVTHDITQYTRAKIFSEIGKKTDLFARFSTVAGERGAADAERDIRGFALKFYTEEGNWDMVGNNTPVFFLRDPLKFSDLNHVVHRDPRTNLRSAKNNWDFWTSLPEALHQVTVVMSDRGIPASFRNMHGFGSHTFSFINARNERYWCKFHFRTQQGIKNLTDMEAEAVIGKCRESNQRDLYYSIENGEFPRWTMFVQIMTEEEATKLPYNPFDLTKVWYKKDFPLMEVGFFELNKNPENYFAEVEQSAFNPANVVPGISFSPDKMLQGRLFSYGDTQRYRLGVNHHLIPVNKARCPFHSYHRDGQMRVDGNYGSTLSYEPNSYNEWQEQPDFSEPPLALSGAAAHWDAREDDSDYYTQPGKLFRLMSKEQQEVLFGNTARAMDDAPEMIKIRHIGNCLKADPAYGEGVAKALDISLSKVPK is encoded by the coding sequence ATGAATGACAAGAAGAAAAACCTCACCACAAACGCCGGGGCTCCGGTACCCGACAACCAGAACGTCATGACCGCTGGACCTCGAGGTCCTCAATTGCTGCAGGATGTCTGGTACCTGGAAAAAATGGCCCATTTTGATAGAGAAGTAATCCCTGAACGACGGATGCACGCCAAGGGCTCCGGCGCTTATGGAACCTTTACTGTAACCCACGACATCACCCAGTACACCCGGGCCAAAATTTTTTCTGAGATCGGTAAAAAAACTGACTTATTTGCACGTTTTTCTACTGTGGCCGGAGAACGCGGCGCAGCAGACGCTGAACGTGATATTCGCGGTTTTGCACTTAAATTCTACACCGAGGAAGGCAACTGGGATATGGTGGGAAATAATACCCCAGTCTTTTTTTTACGAGACCCGCTCAAATTTTCCGACCTTAACCATGTCGTCCATCGTGACCCTCGCACCAACCTCCGCAGTGCTAAAAACAATTGGGATTTTTGGACTTCCCTGCCCGAGGCATTGCATCAAGTGACAGTGGTTATGAGTGACCGCGGCATTCCGGCAAGCTTCCGTAATATGCATGGATTCGGCAGTCATACATTCAGCTTTATTAACGCCCGAAACGAGCGTTACTGGTGCAAATTCCACTTCCGCACCCAACAGGGCATCAAAAACCTCACCGATATGGAAGCAGAAGCAGTGATCGGTAAATGCCGTGAAAGCAATCAGCGTGACCTGTACTACAGTATCGAGAATGGAGAGTTCCCACGCTGGACCATGTTTGTCCAGATTATGACCGAAGAAGAGGCAACCAAACTTCCTTACAATCCTTTTGATTTGACCAAGGTCTGGTACAAGAAGGATTTTCCGCTGATGGAAGTTGGTTTTTTTGAACTTAACAAAAACCCGGAAAACTATTTTGCCGAGGTCGAACAATCGGCCTTTAATCCAGCCAACGTGGTCCCGGGTATCAGCTTCTCACCCGACAAAATGCTTCAGGGCAGACTTTTCTCATATGGCGATACACAACGTTACCGCTTAGGTGTCAATCACCACCTCATCCCGGTAAACAAAGCCCGTTGTCCCTTCCACAGTTACCACCGCGACGGCCAAATGCGGGTGGACGGCAACTATGGTTCAACCCTCAGCTACGAGCCCAACAGTTATAATGAATGGCAGGAACAGCCAGACTTCTCCGAGCCGCCTCTGGCATTGAGCGGTGCAGCAGCCCACTGGGACGCCCGCGAGGATGACAGTGATTACTATACCCAACCAGGGAAGCTCTTCCGTTTGATGAGTAAGGAGCAACAGGAGGTCCTGTTTGGCAACACCGCCCGTGCAATGGACGATGCGCCGGAGATGATCAAAATCCGTCATATCGGAAACTGCCTGAAGGCCGACCCGGCCTACGGTGAAGGGGTGGCTAAGGCACTGGACATTTCGCTGAGCAAAGTTCCAAAATAA
- a CDS encoding dodecin family protein, with product MEDSVYKIIELVGFSEKSWEDAAKTAVATADKTLRDMRVAEVTKMDMRLEDNRIVGYRVKLKVSFKLDG from the coding sequence ATGGAAGACAGTGTTTACAAAATAATCGAACTCGTTGGGTTTTCTGAAAAATCCTGGGAAGATGCTGCTAAGACTGCTGTGGCAACCGCCGATAAAACCTTAAGGGATATGCGGGTGGCCGAGGTAACAAAGATGGATATGCGTCTGGAAGACAACCGGATTGTGGGATACCGGGTAAAATTAAAAGTGTCATTCAAACTTGACGGGTAA
- a CDS encoding cupin domain-containing protein produces the protein MANLFENIPDNLPAEHFADLIKEDNIRIERIVSLGHTSPESGWYNQEENEWVVVLEGSGTILFENGIERVLNKGDYLNIPAQTKHKVTRTDPKNLTIWLAVFYLTETSGKER, from the coding sequence ATGGCTAACCTGTTTGAAAACATTCCTGATAACTTGCCTGCTGAACACTTTGCTGATTTGATTAAAGAGGACAATATTCGGATCGAACGTATTGTTTCTTTGGGCCACACTTCACCTGAATCCGGGTGGTATAACCAGGAGGAGAATGAATGGGTGGTTGTATTAGAAGGTTCAGGAACAATTCTATTCGAAAACGGGATTGAACGAGTTTTAAATAAAGGGGACTATCTCAACATTCCGGCTCAGACAAAGCATAAAGTCACTCGAACCGACCCAAAGAACTTAACAATTTGGTTGGCTGTTTTTTATTTAACAGAAACTTCTGGTAAAGAAAGATGA
- a CDS encoding STAS/SEC14 domain-containing protein: MIEMIDIGMADAIAYRIEDKITEKEMKTVLAIFKEKVKKNEKLIVYQEVVNIGGAEFDAMIEKFKFFLAFGLSHFSKIAVVAHKKWIHKLVDLAGKLFKGIEMRGFPKEEKDQAIEFLKNG, from the coding sequence ATGATAGAAATGATAGATATTGGTATGGCTGATGCCATCGCTTATCGAATAGAAGACAAGATCACAGAAAAAGAAATGAAAACAGTTCTTGCTATTTTCAAAGAAAAAGTCAAGAAGAATGAAAAACTGATTGTTTATCAGGAAGTGGTAAATATCGGTGGGGCAGAGTTCGATGCAATGATAGAAAAATTTAAGTTCTTTCTTGCATTTGGACTTTCCCATTTTAGCAAGATTGCCGTTGTTGCACATAAAAAATGGATTCATAAACTTGTGGATCTGGCGGGTAAACTTTTTAAGGGCATAGAAATGAGAGGGTTTCCAAAAGAAGAAAAGGACCAAGCGATTGAGTTTTTGAAAAATGGTTAA
- a CDS encoding macro domain-containing protein, translating into MKKIIIIKGDITLASVDAIVNAANPKMLGGGGVDGAIHKAAGPKLLEECRKVKAVNGIRCPVGEARITLGGNLKAKYVIHTVGPRYLIDENPGQLLTSAFKSSLDLAIFNQCDSIAFPAISCGAYGYPPTEAADIAIAVCKREIYNALMIYFYLFNEKLVETWQNALKKIDT; encoded by the coding sequence ATGAAAAAAATAATAATCATAAAAGGTGATATAACTTTGGCATCAGTGGATGCAATCGTCAACGCTGCTAATCCAAAAATGCTTGGAGGCGGTGGCGTTGATGGCGCAATACATAAAGCTGCTGGTCCAAAACTGTTAGAGGAATGCAGAAAAGTTAAAGCCGTAAATGGCATTCGTTGCCCTGTTGGTGAAGCAAGAATTACACTTGGCGGGAATCTTAAAGCAAAATACGTTATTCATACTGTTGGTCCAAGATACTTGATTGATGAGAATCCTGGACAACTTCTCACTTCTGCTTTTAAAAGTAGCTTAGATCTTGCGATTTTCAACCAGTGCGACTCTATAGCATTTCCCGCCATATCATGCGGAGCTTACGGCTACCCTCCTACTGAAGCAGCGGATATCGCAATTGCAGTATGCAAAAGAGAGATTTATAATGCTCTAATGATATATTTTTACCTTTTCAACGAAAAATTAGTTGAAACTTGGCAAAATGCCCTTAAGAAAATAGACACATAA
- a CDS encoding EamA family transporter gives MFEKQSWFIFALIGMISFACMALSLKKLTYALPTSVILLYLFAFTTPAYLIYNVVTGTPLKINYTALFFLLLASVFAFIGNLCDVEALRLAPNAGYASAIKSGQIIVITIMAFLLFKDQRITLSGLIGVSLILGGVFLLSHQR, from the coding sequence ATGTTTGAAAAGCAAAGTTGGTTCATATTTGCGTTAATTGGAATGATAAGCTTCGCTTGTATGGCACTAAGCCTCAAGAAATTAACTTATGCTTTACCCACTTCTGTGATCCTCTTATATCTATTTGCATTTACTACCCCAGCTTATCTAATCTACAATGTTGTAACTGGAACTCCTTTAAAAATAAATTACACTGCCTTATTTTTTTTGCTGTTAGCATCTGTTTTCGCATTCATTGGAAATTTATGTGATGTTGAAGCACTTCGTTTGGCGCCGAATGCTGGCTATGCATCAGCAATCAAATCGGGACAAATTATTGTAATAACAATAATGGCATTTTTATTATTTAAAGATCAAAGAATTACCTTATCCGGCCTTATTGGAGTTTCATTAATTTTGGGGGGTGTCTTCTTGCTTTCACATCAAAGATAA